One window from the genome of Cucumis melo cultivar AY chromosome 10, USDA_Cmelo_AY_1.0, whole genome shotgun sequence encodes:
- the LOC127151297 gene encoding uncharacterized protein LOC127151297 isoform X1 gives MSFFNVFAIVEQSESKSIIVLVVVPIISVLIFLASSSFFIIRNVRRRAKGKGKAFNNTRVKHRVKRSIKVPTISNKLADMMIIHGGNMAKSQSKVLHTQEIAKRPLKIED, from the exons ATgtctttttttaatgtttttgcgATTGTAGAACAAAGTGAAAGCAAGAGTATAATAGTTCTAGTAGTTGTGCCAATCATATCAGTACTAATCTTCTTGGCTTCGAGCAGCTTTTTTATCATTAGAAATGTAAGAAGAAGAGCTAAAG gaaaggggaaggcctttaataacactagagTGAAGCATAGAGTGAAGCGGTCGATTAAGGTGCCCACGATTAGTAACAAGCTAGCAGATATGATGATTATTCATGGAGGAAATATGGCCAAAAGCCAATCAAAGGTTCTCCACACCCAAG agattgccaagcgaccgttgaaaattgaagactga
- the LOC127151297 gene encoding uncharacterized protein LOC127151297 isoform X2: MSFFNVFAIVEQSESKSIIVLVVVPIISVLIFLASSSFFIIRNVRRRAKGKGKAFNNTRVKHRVKRSIKVPTISNKLADMMIIHGGNMAKSQSKVLHTQDN, translated from the exons ATgtctttttttaatgtttttgcgATTGTAGAACAAAGTGAAAGCAAGAGTATAATAGTTCTAGTAGTTGTGCCAATCATATCAGTACTAATCTTCTTGGCTTCGAGCAGCTTTTTTATCATTAGAAATGTAAGAAGAAGAGCTAAAG gaaaggggaaggcctttaataacactagagTGAAGCATAGAGTGAAGCGGTCGATTAAGGTGCCCACGATTAGTAACAAGCTAGCAGATATGATGATTATTCATGGAGGAAATATGGCCAAAAGCCAATCAAAGGTTCTCCACACCCAAG ataattga
- the LOC127151183 gene encoding polyadenylate-binding protein 2-like, giving the protein MKAITRANQCKVESVTETNSPKRKLRSSSVQRFSFTVHRPIVCTRIGPLLVDCACTPKEVQQHFQSCGTVNRVTILTDKFGHPKGFAYVEFVEAEAVQEALLLNETELHGRQLKVQQK; this is encoded by the exons atgaaagCCATTACTCGAGCAAATCAGTGCAAGGTCGAGAGTGTAACAGAGACCAATTCCCCGAAGCGGAAATTGAGATCCAGTAGTGTGCAGAG GTTTTCGTTTACTGTTCATAGACCCATAGTTTGCACTCGTATAGGACCGTTATTG GTTGATTGTGCGTGTACACCTAAAGAAGTGCAGCAGCATTTCCAATCTTGTGGTACTGTCAACAGGGTTACTATTCTCACGGATAAATTTGGTCATCCCAAGGGCTTTGCTTATGTGGAGTTTGTTGAAGCCGAAGCTGTTCAGGAGGCACTTCTTTTAAACGAGACAGAGTTGCATGGAAGACAATTGAAG GTTCAACAAAAGTGA